One window from the genome of Dyadobacter sp. CECT 9275 encodes:
- a CDS encoding gamma-glutamylcyclotransferase family protein: protein MTVSESSFLFTYGTLMKGFDNPFSARLQESSYFQGLGRIPGKLYRVSWYPGAVYEPQASEKVYGEVYKPHNPTDLFMELDDYEDVSEDEKASLYLRRVVPVTLSNNEILHCWAYLYNQPVAGLELIKNGNFRNMGG, encoded by the coding sequence ATGACAGTATCCGAGTCTTCTTTTCTGTTTACATACGGTACGTTGATGAAGGGATTTGACAATCCTTTCTCTGCACGATTACAGGAGTCATCTTACTTTCAGGGGCTTGGGAGGATTCCTGGGAAGCTTTACAGGGTCAGCTGGTACCCGGGTGCGGTGTATGAGCCACAGGCATCCGAAAAAGTATACGGTGAGGTTTATAAACCGCATAACCCAACTGATTTATTTATGGAGCTTGATGACTATGAAGATGTTTCAGAAGACGAAAAAGCAAGTCTTTACCTTCGGCGTGTTGTACCTGTTACCTTGTCCAATAATGAAATATTGCACTGCTGGGCATATCTCTACAATCAGCCTGTGGCTGGCCTGGAATTGATTAAGAATGGAAATTTCCGAAATATGGGCGGATAA
- a CDS encoding type III pantothenate kinase, translating to MLLAVDVGNTDTVFGLYQSGEWSSVWRTRSLVQEGDSHYESRLRLYFLEAGLWFGDVSTVVLSSVVPALTPVIQRMLRSLFGDEIILVGPDIYPGLNIAIDHPHEIGADLIANSVAVMSRYEQNCVIVDFGTALTFTTVSKNREILGVAILPGLVTAVKALFANTAQLPEVPLQLPASAIGKNTTEAIQAGILLGYEGLVKSLIQRIRTELGGDCIAVATGGLSSIIDTLRDEFVEIDRKLTLDGLRIIGESIQENRS from the coding sequence ATGTTACTAGCTGTTGACGTAGGGAATACAGATACCGTTTTTGGACTCTATCAGTCCGGCGAATGGAGCAGTGTATGGAGAACCCGCTCACTTGTACAGGAGGGCGATTCCCATTACGAATCGCGGCTAAGGCTTTATTTTTTGGAAGCAGGGCTTTGGTTTGGAGATGTCTCCACGGTAGTTTTAAGCAGTGTGGTACCGGCTCTCACACCGGTCATCCAGCGGATGCTCCGGTCGCTTTTCGGGGATGAAATCATATTGGTAGGACCGGATATCTACCCTGGGCTCAACATCGCCATTGATCATCCGCATGAAATTGGTGCGGATCTGATCGCCAATTCGGTGGCGGTGATGTCCCGGTATGAGCAAAATTGTGTGATCGTTGATTTTGGTACCGCGCTCACGTTTACCACCGTTTCGAAGAACCGTGAAATTCTGGGCGTAGCAATACTTCCCGGATTGGTCACCGCGGTAAAGGCGCTTTTTGCAAATACGGCTCAGCTTCCGGAAGTGCCTCTTCAGCTTCCGGCATCGGCCATTGGGAAGAACACCACAGAGGCTATCCAGGCAGGTATCCTGTTAGGTTATGAAGGGCTTGTGAAATCACTGATCCAGAGAATAAGAACCGAGCTGGGAGGCGACTGCATTGCCGTGGCTACGGGCGGCTTATCTTCTATCATAGATACCCTGCGGGACGAGTTTGTGGAGATCGACCGGAAATTGACCCTGGACGGACTCCGGATTATTGGAGAGAGTATTCAGGAGAACAGGAGTTAG
- a CDS encoding Gfo/Idh/MocA family protein: MSEENQISRRDFIKNSTGAAAALSIPYIIPTSAFGSNDRVRVAVLGVNGRGQSHISGFNNLSNVEVACLCDPDNNIVQKRAKEFKETTGKTVKTENDLRKVFEDKSIDAVSIATPNHWHALATIWACQAGKDVYVEKPGSHNLHEGRKMVEAAKKYKRVVQHGVQLRSSEALKEAVKHLRDGLIGNVYMARGLVYKWRPDIGDKGTSPVPEGLNYDLWTGPAEMKPFSKNYVHYDWHWHWNYGNGDIGNQGIHETDMCMWGLGVESFPEKITSSGGKFLWNDAKETPEVLSSSFIYPKEKKIIEFEVRPWMTNSEDGVGIGNIFYGSEGYMVVKGYDFYETFLGKEKKPGPTRKAGGDHYKNFIDAVVARDPKLLNGPVETAHLSSGLAHLGNIAYRTGRALTFDPKKEKFVGDEEANKYLTRNYRSPYKLPEIV; this comes from the coding sequence ATGAGCGAAGAAAACCAGATTTCAAGAAGAGACTTTATTAAAAATTCCACCGGTGCCGCCGCCGCACTCTCTATTCCGTATATTATCCCGACGAGTGCTTTTGGTTCCAATGACCGTGTACGGGTTGCCGTGTTGGGTGTAAATGGTCGCGGACAAAGCCATATCAGCGGTTTTAATAACCTGAGTAACGTAGAAGTTGCATGCCTGTGTGACCCGGACAATAATATTGTACAGAAACGTGCGAAAGAATTTAAGGAGACTACTGGAAAAACAGTTAAAACAGAAAATGACCTAAGGAAGGTTTTTGAAGATAAATCGATCGACGCGGTAAGTATTGCTACCCCAAACCACTGGCACGCGCTTGCCACGATTTGGGCATGCCAGGCAGGAAAGGATGTGTATGTGGAAAAACCGGGATCTCACAATCTGCATGAGGGCCGGAAAATGGTAGAAGCTGCCAAAAAATATAAGCGGGTAGTACAGCACGGTGTGCAGCTGCGCAGCTCGGAAGCTCTGAAAGAAGCGGTTAAACATTTGCGTGACGGATTGATCGGGAATGTTTATATGGCACGCGGGCTGGTATATAAATGGAGACCGGATATCGGAGATAAGGGAACTTCACCTGTACCCGAAGGGCTAAATTATGACTTGTGGACGGGCCCGGCTGAAATGAAGCCGTTTTCAAAAAACTATGTCCATTATGATTGGCACTGGCATTGGAATTATGGTAACGGAGATATCGGCAACCAGGGTATTCACGAAACAGATATGTGCATGTGGGGCCTTGGTGTGGAAAGCTTCCCGGAAAAGATTACCTCGTCCGGCGGTAAATTTCTCTGGAACGATGCCAAGGAAACGCCGGAAGTGCTGAGTTCCTCATTCATTTATCCTAAGGAAAAGAAAATTATAGAATTCGAGGTACGTCCCTGGATGACCAACTCAGAAGATGGTGTCGGAATTGGAAACATTTTTTACGGGTCGGAAGGGTATATGGTGGTAAAAGGATATGATTTCTATGAGACTTTTCTTGGAAAGGAAAAGAAACCTGGACCAACCCGCAAAGCCGGAGGAGATCACTACAAAAATTTCATAGACGCTGTGGTGGCCCGCGATCCGAAGCTGCTGAACGGGCCGGTTGAAACAGCGCATTTATCGTCAGGTCTGGCGCATCTTGGAAACATTGCCTACCGCACCGGACGGGCACTCACCTTTGATCCGAAAAAGGAAAAATTTGTAGGCGATGAGGAGGCTAACAAATATCTGACACGTAATTACCGGTCTCCTTACAAACTGCCGGAGATCGTTTAA
- a CDS encoding OmpA family protein encodes MSNNNTLWWAALVAWMAGATWWHVCKVKLLCDAPMVSANPAPTETFEVVPLHIKDGTSLDLHSPGNFGFAKSGFEANVSAVKVQIDSLSAYLKANPNKKVTITGYYSSEETNATSWLNLGIARAEGIKRYFVANGLPADAFTTVSELQDGIQFSMDSLKGGIGFAIADLAGVTEKTLAEGQKYESIFKPLDIYFSTGSSEYIRTSDNAKFIQEAKQFLAEHRDKKLLLTGHTDNVGNEAANALLSGKRADYVKRQLIAAGLPESQLSTDAKGQNAPRESNDTKEGRAANRRVTIVVQ; translated from the coding sequence ATGTCAAACAACAACACGTTATGGTGGGCCGCTTTAGTGGCCTGGATGGCCGGGGCGACCTGGTGGCACGTATGCAAGGTCAAATTGCTTTGTGATGCTCCCATGGTATCTGCCAACCCCGCACCAACCGAAACTTTTGAAGTTGTCCCGCTTCACATTAAAGACGGGACCAGCCTGGACCTTCATTCGCCCGGGAACTTTGGCTTTGCCAAGTCAGGTTTCGAAGCCAATGTTTCGGCTGTAAAAGTGCAAATTGATTCTTTATCGGCCTACCTTAAGGCCAATCCGAACAAAAAAGTAACCATCACAGGATACTATTCCTCCGAAGAAACCAACGCTACCTCATGGCTCAACCTGGGTATTGCCCGTGCAGAAGGAATTAAGCGTTATTTTGTGGCCAACGGATTGCCGGCAGATGCGTTTACCACCGTAAGTGAGTTGCAGGATGGCATACAGTTTAGCATGGATTCCTTAAAAGGAGGCATCGGTTTTGCAATTGCTGACCTGGCAGGGGTGACTGAGAAAACACTAGCCGAAGGGCAGAAATATGAAAGTATATTCAAGCCATTGGATATCTATTTTAGTACAGGAAGTTCGGAATACATCAGGACTTCTGACAATGCGAAATTTATACAGGAAGCAAAACAGTTCCTTGCGGAGCACAGGGATAAAAAGCTTCTTTTGACCGGACATACCGACAACGTGGGCAATGAGGCCGCTAACGCTTTGCTGTCCGGCAAGAGAGCTGATTATGTGAAGCGCCAGCTTATTGCTGCTGGTTTGCCGGAGAGTCAGCTTTCGACAGACGCAAAAGGTCAAAATGCACCGAGGGAGTCCAACGATACAAAAGAAGGACGCGCCGCCAACAGGCGTGTGACGATCGTGGTGCAATAA
- a CDS encoding TonB-dependent receptor, protein MYEKNLGTKQKALRVNLDRGIYGSFAEIGAGQETAAFFFKAGGASGTIAKTMSAYDMTFSDAIYGTEEGGRYVVESRLMKMLNREYNLVEKRLSEKRGNDSLFFAFANTVVALNFQKTNESHGWIGLQFQLSPLGPTNYVVIHVRMRDNENLLQQQALGIIGVNLIYGCYFYHKSPETLLLSLMDDLTPERIEIDMVRFSGPDFSDVDNRLMSLRLVKNGFTDAALFGADGGVLQPSEALYKKHILMMRGRLRPITNVHIDLISNGQKQFLAEPDVDESKVVLVSELTLHNLKGGARDIDEKDFLDRVDILCSLGHMVMISNHHEYYRLVAYLSRLTKLKAGLLLGSPSLQDIFDEKHYEFLPGGILESFATLFSRKVKLFIYPTLQPDGSVYSCANFEIPEHLRPLFQYLIINNKIEDIINYNKEHMHITTDSVLDKIKRGEPGWEKLVPENVAAIIKEKSLFGLPSTEIVSAE, encoded by the coding sequence ATGTACGAAAAGAATCTGGGAACCAAACAAAAGGCATTGCGGGTCAATCTTGATCGCGGAATATACGGATCGTTTGCGGAAATCGGAGCTGGGCAGGAAACAGCCGCATTCTTTTTTAAGGCAGGAGGTGCTTCGGGGACGATCGCAAAAACGATGTCTGCCTATGATATGACTTTCAGTGATGCAATATATGGAACGGAGGAAGGCGGCAGGTATGTGGTAGAATCCCGGCTGATGAAAATGCTGAACCGGGAATATAATCTGGTGGAAAAGCGTTTATCCGAAAAAAGGGGGAATGATAGTCTTTTCTTTGCATTTGCCAATACCGTAGTAGCCCTTAACTTTCAGAAAACCAATGAGTCACATGGGTGGATTGGCCTTCAGTTTCAATTGTCTCCGCTGGGCCCAACCAATTACGTTGTCATACACGTACGAATGCGGGACAACGAAAACCTTCTGCAGCAACAGGCTTTGGGGATCATCGGTGTCAATCTCATCTATGGCTGTTACTTTTACCACAAGTCGCCGGAAACACTGCTGTTGTCTTTAATGGATGACCTGACGCCCGAGCGGATAGAGATAGATATGGTTCGTTTCAGCGGGCCTGATTTTTCTGATGTGGATAACCGTTTAATGAGCCTCAGACTGGTCAAGAACGGGTTTACCGATGCCGCTCTTTTTGGTGCAGACGGTGGGGTGTTACAGCCATCAGAGGCGTTGTATAAAAAACATATCCTGATGATGCGCGGAAGGCTGCGGCCCATTACCAATGTACACATTGACCTGATCAGCAATGGGCAGAAACAGTTTCTGGCAGAGCCGGATGTGGACGAATCAAAGGTGGTGCTGGTATCGGAACTAACACTACATAATCTGAAAGGCGGTGCCCGAGATATTGACGAAAAGGATTTTCTGGATCGTGTGGATATTCTCTGTTCGCTGGGGCACATGGTGATGATCTCAAATCACCACGAGTACTACCGCCTTGTAGCTTACCTGTCGAGGCTCACCAAGTTGAAAGCCGGGCTGCTACTGGGAAGCCCGAGCCTGCAGGATATCTTTGATGAAAAACATTATGAATTCCTTCCCGGCGGTATCCTCGAATCTTTTGCAACGCTTTTCAGCCGAAAGGTGAAGTTATTCATTTATCCTACTTTGCAACCAGACGGTTCCGTATACAGCTGTGCAAATTTCGAGATTCCCGAGCATCTGCGTCCTTTGTTTCAATACCTGATCATCAATAACAAAATTGAGGACATTATTAACTACAACAAGGAGCACATGCACATTACAACCGATAGTGTGCTGGATAAGATCAAACGCGGGGAGCCCGGCTGGGAAAAGCTGGTTCCAGAGAACGTTGCAGCGATTATCAAGGAAAAATCTTTATTCGGGCTGCCCAGTACGGAAATCGTTTCGGCAGAGTGA
- a CDS encoding Nramp family divalent metal transporter — protein MATILNPPSTFSGRLRYLGPGFILSAAIVGSGELIATTALGAKAGFVLFWIILLSCLVKVALQLEFGKNAIYSGTFMMHNFNQLPGLKLGKAHWSIWLWLSLQGLKLLQVGGIVGGVAIVLHMSWPGISVNIWAIISVLITSFLVYRGHYGPVEKGALVMIILFTAVILISLLLLQGTQYAIHWVQIEEGLQFSLPAGMVAMAFGAFGITGVGGDEIMYYNYWCIEKGYAAYTGPNDGSPEWVARAKGWFKVMYLDAVLSMVVYTIVTAAFYLLGAAVLHTRGTVPEGYQMIEVLSGIFTETLGSWAKNLFLAGAFFVLYSTLFTATASWSRVWGDAFGQLGWMKYETEEEQRKGIGLLSWILPVVWCILFLFLQAPVMMVILGGIATSVLLLLVVYVSCIFRYRSLPKSLEPSAVYDLFFWISVISILTVSAYGIWQIL, from the coding sequence ATGGCCACTATCCTTAACCCACCCTCAACTTTTTCAGGCCGGCTTCGTTATCTCGGTCCGGGTTTTATTCTTTCTGCAGCAATTGTAGGTTCCGGCGAGCTCATTGCCACCACTGCGCTGGGAGCAAAAGCAGGTTTTGTCCTGTTCTGGATCATTCTGCTGAGCTGCCTGGTTAAAGTTGCCCTCCAGCTGGAATTTGGCAAAAACGCGATCTACTCCGGTACCTTCATGATGCATAATTTTAACCAGCTTCCTGGCCTGAAACTGGGGAAAGCTCACTGGAGCATCTGGCTCTGGTTATCTCTTCAGGGCCTGAAATTACTACAGGTGGGTGGTATTGTAGGAGGCGTTGCTATTGTGCTGCATATGTCATGGCCGGGTATTTCTGTGAATATCTGGGCTATCATCTCGGTTCTGATCACGTCCTTTCTGGTTTACAGAGGGCACTACGGGCCCGTGGAAAAGGGGGCGCTGGTGATGATCATCCTGTTCACTGCTGTGATTCTGATATCCTTGTTACTGTTACAGGGAACCCAATATGCCATTCATTGGGTGCAGATAGAGGAAGGGCTTCAGTTTTCACTCCCTGCCGGTATGGTGGCGATGGCTTTCGGGGCGTTCGGTATTACAGGTGTGGGAGGGGACGAAATCATGTATTATAATTACTGGTGCATAGAAAAGGGCTATGCTGCATACACCGGCCCTAATGACGGAAGTCCCGAATGGGTTGCTCGTGCAAAGGGTTGGTTTAAGGTTATGTATCTGGACGCCGTGCTGTCGATGGTGGTGTATACCATTGTGACGGCTGCGTTTTATTTACTCGGTGCGGCAGTGCTGCATACCCGCGGCACGGTTCCCGAAGGTTATCAGATGATAGAAGTGCTGTCGGGGATTTTTACTGAAACGTTGGGCTCCTGGGCTAAAAACTTGTTTTTAGCAGGGGCATTTTTCGTTTTATATTCTACATTATTCACTGCCACTGCCAGTTGGTCAAGGGTATGGGGCGATGCTTTCGGGCAGTTGGGATGGATGAAGTATGAAACAGAGGAAGAGCAGCGGAAAGGTATTGGTCTGCTTTCCTGGATTTTACCGGTAGTTTGGTGCATCCTCTTTCTGTTTTTACAGGCACCGGTCATGATGGTGATACTGGGTGGGATTGCCACTTCTGTTTTATTACTCCTCGTGGTTTATGTCTCTTGCATTTTCAGATATCGAAGTCTTCCCAAATCATTGGAACCGTCGGCTGTTTACGACCTGTTTTTCTGGATAAGCGTGATTTCCATTCTTACCGTGAGCGCATACGGTATCTGGCAGATTTTGTAA